Proteins encoded within one genomic window of Oryza glaberrima chromosome 12, OglaRS2, whole genome shotgun sequence:
- the LOC127756550 gene encoding probable auxin efflux carrier component 1d — MISVVDLYHVLTAVVPLYVAMTLAYASVRWWRIFSPDQCSGINRFVALFAVPLLSFHFISTNNPFAMNLRFLAADTLQKLIVLALLALWCRLSARGSLDWLITLFSLSTLPNTLVMGIPLLKGMYAAAGAGAGADSGSLMVQIVVLQCIIWYTLMLFLFEYRGARLLVMEQFPDTAASIVSFRVDSDVVSLAGGGGGAAELQAEAEVGDDGRMRVTVRKSTSSRSEAACSHGTQSHSQSMQPRVSNLSGVEIYSLQSSRNPTPRGSSFNHAEFFNIVGNGKQGDEEKGAAGGGGHSPQPVVGKRKDLHMFVWSSSASPVSERAAAAAAAGAVHVFGGGGADHGDAKGAQAYDEYSFGNKNEKDGPTLSKLGSNSTAQLRPKDDGEGRAAAMPPASVMTRLILIMVWRKLIRNPNTYSSLLGVIWSLVSYRWGIEMPAIIARSISILSDAGLGMAMFSLGLFMALQPRIIACGNSLASYAMAVRFLVGPAVMAAASIAVGLRGVLLHIAIVQAALPQGIVPFVFAKEYNVHPNILSTAVIFGMLIALPITLVYYILLGL, encoded by the exons ATGATCTCGGTGGTTGACCTGTACCACGTCCTGACGGCGGTGGTGCCGCTGTACGTGGCGATGACGCTGGCGTACGCCTCCGTCCGGTGGTGGCGCATCTTCTCCCCGGACCAGTGCTCCGGCATCAACCGCTTCGTCGCGCTCTTCGCCGTCCCGCTCCTCTCCTTCCATTTCATCTCCACCAACAACCCCTTCGCCATGAACCtccgcttcctcgccgccgacacGCTCCAGAAGCTCAtcgtcctcgccctcctcgcGCTCTGGTGCCGCCTCTCCGCGCGCGGGTCCCTCGACTGGCTCATcaccctcttctccctctccacccTCCCCAACACCCTCGTCATGGGCATCCCGCTGCTCAAGGGGatgtacgccgccgccggcgccggcgccggcgccgactccGGCAGCCTCATGGTGCAGATCGTCGTGCTCCAGTGCATCATCTGGTACACGCTCATGCTGTTCCTCTTCGAGTACCGTGGCGCGCGGCTTcttgtcatggagcagttcccggacaccgccgcctccatcgtcTCCTTCCGGGTGGATTCCGACGTcgtctcgctcgccggcggcggtggtggagccgCGGAGctgcaggcggaggcggaggtcgggGACGATGGCAGGATGCGGGTCACCGTGCGCAAGTCGACGAGCTCGCGCTCCGAGGCGGCGTGCTCGCACGGGACGCAGTCACACTCGCAGTCCATGCAGCCGCGCGTCTCCAACCTCTCCGGCGTCGAGATTTACTCGCTGCAGTCGTCGCGGAACCCGACGCCGCGGGGCTCCAGCTTCAACCACGCCGAGTTCTTCAACATCGTCGGCAACGGCAAGCAGGGCGACGAGGAGAagggcgccgccggtggcgggggCCACTCGCCGCAGCCGGTggtggggaagaggaaggacctGCACATGTTCGTGTGGAGCTCAAGCGCCTCGCCGGTgtcggagcgcgccgccgccgccgccgctgccggcgcggTGCACGtcttcggcggtggtggcgccgacCACGGCGACGCCAAAG GAGCTCAGGCCTATGATGAGTACAGCTTCGGGAACAAGAATGAGAAGGACGGGCCGACACTGTCGAAGCTGGGGTCCAACTCGACGGCGCAGCTCCGGCCaaaggacgacggcgaggggagggcggcagcgatgccgccggcgagcgtgaTGACGAGGCTCATACTGATCATGGTCTGGAGGAAGCTGATCAGGAACCCAAACACTTACTCCAGCCTCCTCGGTGTCATCTGGTCCCTCGTCTCCTACAG GTGGGGAATTGAGATGCCGGCTATCATCGCCCGGTCGATTTCGATCCTTTCAGATGCAGGGCTCGGAATGGCCATGTTCAGCCTAG GATTGTTCATGGCATTGCAGCCACGGATCATTGCCTGTGGGAACTCCCTTGCTTCGTATGCCATGGCCGTCAGGTTCCTCGTTGGTCCTGCCGTCATGGCTgcggcctccatcgccgtcggaCTTCGCGGGGTGCTTCTGCACATTGCCATTGTTCAG GCCGCTCTTCCTCAAGGAATCGTGCCCTTCGTGTTTGCCAAGGAGTACAATGTTCATCCTAACATTCTGAGCACAGC CGTGATATTCGGGATGCTGATAGCTCTCCCCATCACATTGGTCTACTACATACTGCTGGGGCTCTGA
- the LOC127757557 gene encoding hydroxymethylglutaryl-CoA lyase, mitochondrial-like: MSSLEEPLGLGDLPKLSINRLERFSPSACRASVDDSNTNNYKHRNGGNNQTIFHSSAHSWHMQGQYTDSSCNGVDMEFRALPRKVLWDLPRFVKIVEVGPRDGLQNEKNTVPTSVKIELIHKLVASGLSVVEATSFVSPKWVPQLADAKDVVEGIKHVPDVRFPVLTPNLRGFEAAVAAGAKEVAVFASASESFSKSNLNCTIKESLVRYHDVVTSAKKHGIRIRGYVSCVVGCPVEGTIHPSKVAYVAKELYDMGCSEISLGDTIGVGTPGSVLAMLEAVMSFVPVDKIAVHFHDTYGQALANILVSLQLGINIVDSSVSGLGGCPYAKGATGNVATEDVVYMLHGLGIETNVDLNKLMDAGDYISKHLGRQSGSKTTTALRKLTT, encoded by the exons ATGTCAAGCCTCGAGGAGCCACTTGGTCTTGGGGACCTGCCAAAGTTGAGTATTAACAGACTTGAAAGGTTCTCTCCAAGTGCCTGCAGAGCAAGTGTTGATGACAGCAACACCAACAA TTACAAGCATCGCAATGGTGGCAACAATCAGACGATCTTTCACAGCAGTGCTCATTCATGGCATATGCAAGGCCAATATACTGATTCATCCTGCAATGGGGTGGATATGGAGTTCAGAGCTCTTCCACGGAAG GTTTTATGGGACCTTCCAAGGTTTGTGAAGATAGTTGAAGTTGGACCACGGGACGGTCTGCAAAATGAGAAGAATACTGTACCCACATCTGTAAAGATTGAACTGATACACAAATTGGTGGCTTCTGGTCTATCAGTAGTTGAAGCCACAAGTTTTGTGTCCCCAAAATGGGTGCCACAG CTAGCAGATGCAAAGGATGTGGTTGAAGGGATTAAGCATGTGCCAGATGTGCGGTTTCCAGTGTTAACTCCTAACCTCAGA GGATTTGAGGCTGCTGTTGCAGCTGGTGCAAAAGAAGTTGCAGTTTTCGCATCTGCCTCTGAATCCTTTTCTAAGTCAAACCTTAATTGTACCATCAAGGAAAGCCTTGTTCGGTACCATGATGTTGTAACTTCTGCCAAGAAACATGGAATACGAATCCGTGG GTATGTTTCATGTGTGGTTGGTTGCCCTGTTGAAGGCACAATTCATCCATCAAAGGTAGCATATGTAGCTAAGGAGCTTTATGACATGGGTTGCTCGGAGATCTCACTCGGAGACACGATTGGTGTTGGTACACCAG GTAGCGTACTTGCTATGCTTGAAGCTGTAATGTCTTTTGTTCCAGTGGACAAGATCGCCGTCCATTTCCATGACACATACGGCCAAGCCCTTGCCAACATACTGGTCTCTCTCCAA CTGGGGATCAACATAGTGGACTCATCAGTGTCAGGACTGGGAGGCTGCCCATATGCAAAGGGCGCCACCGGCAATGTCGCGACGGAGGACGTTGTGTACATGCTCCATGGACTGGGGATAGAGACCAATGTTGACCTCAACAAGCTCATGGATGCTGGAGATTACATCTCCAAGCATCTGGGAAGGCAGTCAGGCTCCAAGACCACCACTGCTCTCCGCAAGCTAACCACTTAA
- the LOC127757556 gene encoding M phase phosphoprotein 10-like, translating to MAMYLDEPLDAEKGEAALRRLRDADPALYLSPSADLAAAAREASKHLYASLVPFSPAQPPPLSNLLAGPAFDAEQIWSQIELLSRPLIPHLRRQLRRLEKQPPSQPPPRTESNSADAEEKSEEEDEEDGEGDEELEELDDVDDEEESEEEEEEEEEDKEELEDKAGNQVEDEFFKIKDLDKFMVKGEEAEYGGGAKQGKKKKKTKNWMEEDSDEEEEEDLDEDEDNEDEEDDDEHLDLEDFDDEEEEEEGAVGDIMYKDFFEEADDQKVRKKGGSKKVQFKDEPDEPEVDDKNDDGNDEQGLSTHEKARLKMHAKIEEMEKANLEPSTWTMQGEVNASSRPKNSALEVDLDFEHNVRPAPVITEEVTASLEEMIKKRIIEGHFDDVEKPSPLQFKSPKEQKDLDESKSKKGLAELYEDDYAQKAGLAPAPLSISDELKNEANTLFKRICLKLDALSHFHFAPKPVIEDMSIQANVPALAMEEIAPVAVSDAAMLAPEEIFEGKGDVKEEAELTQAERKRRRANKKRRYAGSHKERPAKMQKD from the exons ATGGCGATGTATTTGGACGAGccgctcgacgcggagaagggcgaggcggcgctgcggcggctgcgcgacGCCGACCCGGCCCTCTacctctccccctccgccgacctcgccgccgccgcccgtgagGCCTCCAAGCACCTCTACGCCTCGCTCGTCCCCTTCTCCCCCGCGCAGCCGCCCCCGCTCTCCAACCTCCTCGCAGGCCCCGCCTTCGACGCCGAGCAGATTTGGTCCCAGATTGAGCTGCTCTCCCGCCCCCTCATCCCCCACCTGCGCcgccagctccgccgcctcgagaAGCAACCCCCGTCTCAGCCGCCGCCTCGTACGGAATCGAACTCCGCTGATGCCGAAGAGAAgtcagaggaggaggacgaggaggatggTGAAGGTGACGAAGAATTGGAGGAGTTGGACGATGTAGATGATGAAGAGGAgtcagaggaggaggaagaggaagaggaagaagacaaaGAAGAATTGGAGGATAAAGCAGGGAATCAAGTGGAGGACGAGTTCTTCAAGATAAAGGATCTCGATAAGTTCATGGtaaagggggaggaggcggaatATGGTGGTGGTGCCAAgcaagggaagaagaagaagaaaacaaagaacTGGATGGAAGAAGAtagtgatgaggaggaagaggaggaccttgatgaggatgaggacaatgaggatgaagaagatgacgatgaaCACTTGGAC TTGGAAGACTTTgacgatgaagaagaagaagaagagggtgcAGTTGGAGATATAAT GTATAAGGATTTTTTTGAGGAAGCTGATGACCAAAAAGTAAGGAAGAAAGGTGGCTCCAAGAAAGTTCAATTCAAGGATGAACCAGATGAACCAGAAGTTGATGACAAAAATGATGATGGAAAT GATGAACAGGGTTTGTCAACTCACGAGAAGGCGCGCCTGAAGATGCATGCTAAAATAGAGGAAATGGAGAAAGCTAATCTTGAACCTAGTACGTGGACCATGCAGGGAGAG GTTAATGCTTCCAGCAGACCCAAAAACAGTGCTCTAGAAGTGGACCTTGATTTTGAGCACAATGTAAGACCTGCCCCAGTAATCACTGAGGAAGTCACTGCTTCTCTTGAAGAGATgataaagaaaagaataatagAG GGTCATTTTGACGATGTTGAAAAGCCTTCTCCCTTGCAATTTAAATCCCCAAAGGAACAAAAGGATCTG GACGAAAGTAAGAGCAAGAAGGGTCTTGCTGAACTATATGAG GACGATTATGCGCAAAAGGCTGGCCTTGCACCTGCACCACTTTCTATTTCAGATGAACTTAAGAACGAG GCAAATACCTTATTTAAGAGAATATGCTTGAAGTTGGATGCACTATCTCATTTCCACTTTGCTCCAAAGCCG GTCATTGAAGATATGTCTATACAAGCAAATGTACCAGCTCTAGCAATGGAGGAG ATTGCACCTGTAGCTGTTTCAGATGCTGCAATGCTTGCTCCTGAAGAAATTTTTGAAGGAAAAGGTGATGTTAAAGAAGAAGCAGAACTTACACAAGCTGAGCGCAAAAGAAGAAGAGCTAACAAGAAAAGGAGATATGCAG GATCGCATAAGGAGAGGCCAGCCAAGATGCAGAAAGATTAA